The following proteins are co-located in the Stigmatella aurantiaca genome:
- a CDS encoding FKBP-type peptidyl-prolyl cis-trans isomerase produces MPLATDKERDSYTLGQDVADSIKRNEIDLDINALVQGIRDKLEGKPSLLNGTELTKARDRAQNSMLQNRQKKLAADTAKYGSAGQEFLAKNKAQKGVITTASGLQYQVLTATPGPRPGPANRVVFEFKGTIVGGNGVEFDSSAAQGKISVMGVSDGIKGWAEAFQLMTLGSRYRFAVPPHLAYGAQGLPGKIPPNATLIYEITLRDVAK; encoded by the coding sequence GTGCCGCTCGCGACAGATAAAGAGCGGGACAGCTACACCTTGGGGCAGGACGTCGCGGATTCGATCAAGCGGAACGAGATCGACCTGGACATCAATGCGCTGGTGCAGGGCATTCGGGACAAGCTGGAGGGAAAGCCCTCGCTCTTGAATGGGACGGAGCTCACCAAGGCCCGGGACCGGGCTCAGAACTCGATGCTCCAGAACCGGCAGAAGAAGCTCGCGGCGGACACGGCGAAGTACGGCTCAGCGGGCCAGGAGTTCCTGGCGAAGAACAAGGCCCAGAAGGGCGTCATCACCACGGCGAGCGGTCTCCAGTACCAGGTACTGACCGCCACCCCGGGCCCACGTCCGGGCCCCGCGAACCGCGTGGTGTTCGAGTTCAAGGGAACGATTGTAGGGGGCAATGGCGTGGAGTTCGACAGCTCCGCGGCCCAAGGAAAAATATCTGTCATGGGCGTCAGTGACGGCATCAAGGGCTGGGCGGAGGCCTTCCAGCTCATGACACTGGGCAGCAGGTACCGCTTCGCCGTTCCTCCGCATCTGGCCTATGGCGCACAGGGTCTTCCCGGCAAAATCCCTCCGAACGCAACGTTGATCTACGAGATCACCCTGCGTGACGTGGCGAAGTGA